A segment of the Pseudomonadota bacterium genome:
CTCGATCATGGTTTTTTCCACTTCAGCCGGGTAGATGTTGACGCCACCGGAAATGATGAGGTCTTTGGCCCGGTCGCAGAGAAACAGCCAACCGTCCTCATCCAGCATGCCGATGTCGCCCACGGTGAAGAGGCCGCCGCGGAAACTTTCCGCCGTTTTATCCGGCGCTTTGTGATACTCGAAGGTGCCCACCATAGAGGACATATACACATGGCCGGGTTCGTTCGGTCCCAGTTCGTTACCGTTGTCGTCGAAGATTTTTACTTGCGAGCCGGGCCAGGGTTTGCCGCAGGTTCCGGGCTTCTCGAGCCAGTCTGCCGACGTGGCCAGAGTGCCGCCACCTTCGGTCGCGCCGTAGTATTCGAACAGCACAGGGCCCCACCATTCGATCATTTTGCGTTTGGTTTCCGGGTTGATGGGCGCGGCGCCGTGAATGATGCACTGCACACTGGAGACGTCGTACTTGCTGCGTACCGCTTCAGGTAGATGCAACAGGCGCTCGAACATGGTGGGGACCATATGACTGACGGTAACCTTGTATTGGTCGATCAGACGCAGGGTTTCTTCAGCATCCCACTTGTCCATCAGCACCATGGTATGGCCCAAATGCATCGAGGCCGTACCGAAACCGCCGGGTGCGGCGTGATACAGCGGCCCGGTAACCAAATGCGTGCCTTCACCTGCCTGCAGCTTAAACAGGGCACCCAGCATGCCGGCCATGGTGGCGACCACGTCCGGATTACCTTCCTGCAGCTCCCGTTTCACACCTTTGGGTCGCCCGGTGGTGCCCGAGGTGTAGAGCATCAGCGTGCCGGCCTTGCGGTCTGCCGGCGCTTCGCTGCTGTGCTTGGCCAGTAAGTCATCGTAGGATTGAAATCCGGGGATCTCACCGCCGACCGAAAAACAGTAGGCAGGGTCGTAGTTGAGCTCTTGAACGGCCTTTTGGGCAGCTTCCGCGTGGCGCGCATGGGCGATAAATACTTTCGCCTCGCAGTTATCCACAATGTAGGCGACTTCCGGCCCCGTGAGATGATAGTTAATCGGTGTCATATAGAGACCGATTTGGTTAATGGCTAGAAAGCACTCGATCCATGCCGGATCGTTGTGCATGAGAATGGCGATATGGTCACGGAATCCCAGCCCCATTTCGCGAAATGCATTGGACAATCTGTTGGCGCGATCGTCCACTTCCTGGTAGGTATATTCCCGGCCGTCCGCTGATACCAAGGCGATTCGCTCGGGATGTTGTTTGGCGATTGCCCAAAAACCGGTCTTGATAGACATTGTGCTCCTCCATGTTGACAGGCACTTTTTTTTGAGCCGGCAAATTGAGTTATTTGTTGAGTGTTCGGCTCAGTTTGTGTTCAGCGATATACTGCGATTCTCTAAGATGCCGCCCTCGACAAGTCGATAGCTTACCGTACTTGAACTGTTGTTCAATCGCGAATTGGCCGAGCCTTGGCGATTGGGCCGTTTCGCGGGTTTTGATCCAGATCAAGGACCGTCGGCGAAGGCGTACGTAATATTTTTCATAATTGGGGTTCCAGGGAAGAGGCGTTGGGGGGCTCGCTGGGCCACCTCATCGCGAACAAACTCAATGCGACATCTATTCACCCGCCTGAGTGTCGATCATCGGCGCATTGGCGACATTCTCGATTTGTTGGAACTCGAATTGGTGAAGCGCCAACAGGGTGACGACATGGAGATGTCGTTATTGCAGCAGTCGATTGGCTATTACGACGAGTACATGCACCGCTTCCATCACCCCACCGAAGACGTGATTTATCAACACGCCGTGCGTATTGACCAGGAACTCCAACCGTTGGTGGATGGGCTGCGGGTTGAACACGATCGTATGCGCGTGGCCACGCGTCGCCTTCTAGAGGAAATCGACGAGCAAGAAGTCCGGGCCGATCCTTCGCCAACGGTTCTCATTGCCGATTTGCGAAATTTTGTTTACATGGAGCGTCGCCATGTGAATTTTGAGGAAAAGACGGTCTTTCCCATGCTGCAAGAAACGCTGGAGTTCATTGACTGGGCGGCGGTTGAGCGGCAACTGCCCGATGTCGACGATCCGCTATGCGGCGATTCGGCCAGCGACAGATACCACGCCCTGAGTCAAATTCTGACCTCGCGAAATTAGCCTGTTCACCGACGGCTTGAAAATCCGCT
Coding sequences within it:
- a CDS encoding hemerythrin domain-containing protein, whose product is MRHLFTRLSVDHRRIGDILDLLELELVKRQQGDDMEMSLLQQSIGYYDEYMHRFHHPTEDVIYQHAVRIDQELQPLVDGLRVEHDRMRVATRRLLEEIDEQEVRADPSPTVLIADLRNFVYMERRHVNFEEKTVFPMLQETLEFIDWAAVERQLPDVDDPLCGDSASDRYHALSQILTSRN
- a CDS encoding acyl-CoA synthetase, coding for MSIKTGFWAIAKQHPERIALVSADGREYTYQEVDDRANRLSNAFREMGLGFRDHIAILMHNDPAWIECFLAINQIGLYMTPINYHLTGPEVAYIVDNCEAKVFIAHARHAEAAQKAVQELNYDPAYCFSVGGEIPGFQSYDDLLAKHSSEAPADRKAGTLMLYTSGTTGRPKGVKRELQEGNPDVVATMAGMLGALFKLQAGEGTHLVTGPLYHAAPGGFGTASMHLGHTMVLMDKWDAEETLRLIDQYKVTVSHMVPTMFERLLHLPEAVRSKYDVSSVQCIIHGAAPINPETKRKMIEWWGPVLFEYYGATEGGGTLATSADWLEKPGTCGKPWPGSQVKIFDDNGNELGPNEPGHVYMSSMVGTFEYHKAPDKTAESFRGGLFTVGDIGMLDEDGWLFLCDRAKDLIISGGVNIYPAEVEKTMIEHPKVSDVAVFGIPNDEWGEEVKAVVQLKAGVEESEALKEELLDFCKERLAKYKLPRSIDFIDELPRLDTGKLYKRFLRDKYWEGRERKI